The sequence below is a genomic window from Lycium ferocissimum isolate CSIRO_LF1 chromosome 9, AGI_CSIRO_Lferr_CH_V1, whole genome shotgun sequence.
ACTATATAAAATCATGTTAACTTATCAATCCTATTGGTTTCAATTTGAGTTGCTGGCTTCTGCCTAAGAAAATAAACTTACTGCTTTCATGGGTTTTAATCCTAGATAATAAAAGAATTCAACCAGGATTTTACGGGCTTGTTTTGTTTCACAGGATGTCCTCATGGAGATACAAGAGGAAAGAGATAAACAGGCATCGCCTGGAGAAGAGAAGGATCATCTTGTTGATGGGGATGATAATGGGATTGTTTTAGTTGCTTGCAAAGATGAACACTCGTGCATGCAACTTGAAGATTGCATCACAAATGGCTCCCAGAAGGTTTTTCCAATATCATATTCTTACCAagccattcttttttttttttctttatttatttatacgtTTTTTGAGAATAAGGGAAGATATATCAGCCAATCTTGATAAAAGTTCTTAGTCCCGGTAAATGAATAAGAATAGCTCGAATAAATAACAGCAAAAGTTATGCTTAAAGGCTATTGAGACAATCTCATATTTTCTTAATTGTAACACAAAATGGATTGATTTTGATCATGTTTTACTATGCAATGCAAAATTGGTAtcttatacattttatatattgGATAGGTCATGCGTGAAGAGTGGGAAAAGTATTTGTTGAGCAAGGTACAGCTGCAGGCATTGCCAAAACGCAATGCAAAGAAAGCTAAAGGGCCTAAAGGGTTTGGGGTACTTGATGGTGTTGTTGCAACCTCACCTGGAAAGAAAGCAGAAGTTAGTAGCATGAGCAAGCAGGAGCATGATGCACTGCTGGCGGCTGCATCGAAAGTTAGCAAAAGAATCAACAAGGATATTGTTGGTGAAGATGATGATCGGAACCATGTGGATGGTGGAGGTTTTGTAAAAGGAAAGggtaaaggaaagaaaaagaaaggttcAGCTGGTGAAAAAACCAACAATGATGTGGCACCTAATGGTAAATATGATACCTTTTCCTCTTACAAATGAATTAAAGCTTGACTGCTTAGGTTTCTAATGTTGTTTAGCCAGCGTTATCTTTGTACTGAtattgttttttaaataaaattttacctcatccaaaaaaaaaaaaaaagggaattaacACTTATGTTCCTGGTATCTTCCCAGATAATGCAATAGACGGCGGATGTTCGGATGAAGTGTTTCTTCGAAAGCACGACCAAGGTCTGGATGCTGAGTCTTCAATTGAAACTAAGAAGCTCCCACCAGTGGTTTTCTATGCCTTGGAGAGTGATAAAAAGATTCTTGATATTTTAAAGCCCTCTACCATTATTGCTTACCATCCTGACATTGCATTTGTGAGAGAGGTTGAAATCTATAAAGCTGAGAACCCTTCAAGAAAGGTTAAGGTGTACTTTCTCTTCTACGAAGAGTCTACTGAGGTGCAAAAGTTTGAGGCAAGTGTGCGTAGAGAAAATGGAGCGTTTGAGTCCCTTATAAGACAGAAATCACTGATGATGATCCCAGTAGATCAGGTTAGCTCTTTTCTACATGTAAAGACCCACACATCACAATATGCTACTAGTAATTTGCCATTCATGTCTGTTTAAAGAAGAGCTTTGAAAAGTTCTAATTTgtttggttttcttcttcccaTTTCAGTACATCTTTTTTGTTTGTATAAGTGTTTTACTGATTCTATGCATGACAATAGTCTACATTGTCATTATTCAGTAGGCGGTTGTTAACTTCTTCGTaactaaaaataataattatttattcataactaaaaatatttgttcaTACAACTGTTGAGGTACAACATAATGTTTGAAACCCTATGGTTCACAGTTGTAGTATGGTAAAAGTAAAGATGCATGAATTAGTTGTACAATGTATGATCTTCCTAAGATGTGGAGTCTATGCACAACTCCacacaaaaatataaagaatataAGGAAGAATTAGATAATGTGTGCATTAATTGTCATTGCCTCCGTAACTTTGCATTCATTTGGAAGAACCCAACTTTTCGTACTAATAAATGCTTTTCTGTTTTGGGATATAATTGTGGATAATTATCAGGACGGACGTTGTCTGGGACTGGATTCTTCCAATGAGCCTCAGTCCGTTATATCCCAAAATCAAATAACCAGAAAAGCTGGCGGAAGAAGAGAAGCAGAAAGAGAAATGCAAGTACGTGTTCCAAAATTTTGACAATTACGTTTTGCATGACGTTAGCTCAATACAGAGACTATTTCTTTTTAACCAGGTCATTGTGGACATGAGGGAGTTCATGAGTACTCTTCCTAACGTACTTCATCAGAAAGGCATGCGCATTATACCAGTGACCCTGGAAGTTGGTGATTACATACTTTCCCCATTGATATGCGTAGAAAGAAAGAGTATACAGGATCTATTTGGCAGTTTTGCATCTGGCCGTCTTTACCACCAGGTGGAAATGATGTCACGTTATTATCGGATTCCTGTTCTTCTTATTGAGTTTTCACAGGATAAAAGCTTTTCATTTCAGGTACATTGTGCTGCATATATTGTGCTTTGGTGTATCTCTGTTTTATTAGGTATTTTTCTTGATAAGTTCTAGTCTCCTTTGTAGTCTGCTGGTGAAATTGGTGATGACGTAACTCCAAATAGCATTATCTCGAAGCTTTCCTTGCTTGTTCTCCACTTTCCTCGGCTTCGCATTATCTGGTCTCGTAGTCTGTATGCAACAGCCGAAATATTTGCATCTCTTAAATCAAACCAAGATGAACCTGATGAGGTCAAGGCAATAAGAGTGGGTGTCCCATCAGAAGAGGGTGTTGTTGAAAATGATGTCAGGTTAGTTCTAAAATTGTCTTCTGCTTGGTATTCTGATGTTTAGCAGCTTGATAACATTCGTTTTGGCTTCACTTTTTCGTAGAGCTGAAAATTATAATACATCTGCAGTAGAGATGTTGAGACGGCTGCCGGGTGTGACAGATTCCAACTACAGGGCAATAATGGATGGGTGCAAAAGCTTGGCAGAACTTGCCATGCTTCCGGTGGAGAGATTAGCAGAATTGATGGGTGGTCAGAAGGCTGCTAAAATGTTAAGGGAATTCCTTGATGCAAAATACCCAACCTTGCTCTAGCTCCCCATTGGATTGCTTAATGCAATTGTTCTGGGAAACGACCTAGCTATACTGTTGTATCATCATCGGCACGTCCCCAGATCTTAGCTGCTGGGAGATGGGAAAAGGTTCTCAATggccatttccatcatgtagtTCTTAGGTTacatgattattttttttttgcttgttcatttatttattagaaGTTGGCTGTCATTGCAATTTGTGAGCTCAATTGTGGAGCTTGCAAATTGTATCCCTGTAATTTTAATCTCTAGAATGATTCTTTGAAGTTTTGGACAATGTGCAAAATAATTGAGATGGTTGGCAATGAATCAATAGGTGTGAAGCCAAGCTGTATCGTTTTTAGAGGAGGTTATGGTTTGTCCAATTGGGTTATCTTTAATGTCACTAAGTAGCTAAAATGTGGAACTGGTTAATCTTttcaatttgattttaaaaCCATTGGTATTCAAGAACGGGAAACTTGCTAAAATAATAAGGTTCTCGGTTATCCAAAGGGTCGTCCTGTTAAGTTTAAGGAATCCGTCtagtgtatatgatgatgagacaAAGAATGTCTCCTACTCCTAATGCGGATAGTAGTTCAATAATTGATCTATGAGCAATAATTATAGTATGATGATACTATTAATCAATTTTCCTCTGTTTTAAATTTTCATTGAAAAGTATTAGTGGTTCTGTATATTTCCTATCTTCACAGGAAAGGAAGTTGTCACAAAGGACTTACAATTTCTTAATAAAAGGTAGGAGGACGTAATGGAAAATATATGTTAGTGATGTTAATATGTTTTACTTTTGGTCCTATGCTTTCTTGGAATCTTTACGTCATATTGAGAATTCTTATGCCAGTAGAAACTATAGATAATTTTTAATAGtttctttatctttatttttatttttatgatgtATAATATTGATCTAAGattttttcaagtgaaaaacATGGCCTTTgagaattcatcttttaaaagCCTTTTCCTCGtcttcccttttctttattCACGTGTCCATCCTTCCAAATAGGAAGGATAGCAGCAAATTTTTGCATTTCCTCTTTTGTGATTTTGTCAACGGAAAAATCgaaaagttaaaaagaaaaaaatccaaaGTGAAAAAAGAGGTGGAACCGTATGGATCGGGGGATTGAACCCGACGTGAATCGAACACGCAACCTTCTGATCTGGAGTCAGACGCGCTACCATTGCGCCACGGATCCGTTGACGTCAGGTTTTGCTCGTATGTTATAATTAACTGCTTAGGGATAGACTGGATCAAACTGCATTCACCTAGAATTTAATAAAGATACGGCGATATCGCAAGCCAAAAGgataatttttcttctttacaaAATAATAAGTTATGTGGCATTGTTTGATTGGATACAAATATTAAGTTATGTGGGGTCCGCGTATATCCTACTCTCTCTGaaccccacttgtgagattacatggaTATGTTGTTGGTGATGTAAATGAagttttttagaatttttgattTAAAACAAGCTTTAAACATTTGTACTTATAGAATAACACAATAACATACCTAGTGAAATACTACAAAGTGGAATCTGGGGAAAGTAGAGTATACGTAGACCTTACGCCTATCTTGGGAAGTAGATAGGCTGTTTCGGTAGATCCTCGACATAAGAACAAGAAATTTAAAGCAATACTAAAAAAATTCATggcaaaatactataaaaagcATGATAAAactgaatgaaaaaaaaaggagccgTAACTACcacaaaataatatgataatcgaAGTACGAGAAACAACAAATAGTACAAGAAATAGAAATCGaaggaaacaacaacaacatatccagtgtaacCCCACAAGTGAGGTTTGGGAGGGGTAAAGAGGATGTTTCCGATGACTATAGAATaattcattaagggtaaaatgaaaattttaatattatattatatttaaatataaaaattctagcattcctttttagaaaaaattaaaaagaaagtgTGCAACGTAAAttgggatgaaaaaaaaaatcgattccTGAAACATCAATATTGTTAGGATTTAATTTGATCACAAAAAGTTAAAGTTCCGGCAGTGTGCAGCATGTTTTTGAAATGCTGTTAACCAGTAAAAGGACAAGGACATCCCACAAAAGCTATTGGAAAATCAAATCTGATAGTACAAATAGAAAAGGACTTTTCAACCCAAAACTTCAATATGTCCATTAGTTGATAGTACTACATATCAAAGCTGCAGCTTTAATTTCCAGCAACATAATACCATGATATAAATAGCAAGATTTTGTGACCCCTTCTATTTTACTGGAGCCTCTCAAGAATGAATAACAATTGACTCATATATTTTTTAGTGGAATGATCTGAGTGAGGTTGATGGTTTTTAGACCAAAAATCCAAGAAAGTTTTGTGCAGGCAGGCAGTTAGTTAAAGTGGCAATCTAAATGATAACTGCAAAGGCTGCTGACTTCTTTTTATATAAGTGGTGGATGCTTTCAAGAAACTGTGTCTTTTAAAGATGCTCATGGATTTGGATGattttcatctcccaaatttGACTTTTACATAAATTAGCTTTCTTAGAGCATGCATTCATGGTTTGGTCATCCACTTTGGGCTGCCTGTTCTTTTTTCCTTCTGTTTAAGCAACATATGTTAgttgaatttcattttttttctcctttgatAATTGTGGTGTCGGAGCCAGCTTATAGGCACGTCAATTAATTTCACAGAATATTTGCTACCTCCCACTAATATATATACCGGGAGATCCTATTCACCAAGACTTGAACAGATGAGAAGAAATCATTTAATGCTTTTACGTCCGTACATTGAAATTTAAATCTGAGACCTCATGATTCTTAACCAGTTCATTAATCACAAGACTGCATCTTGAGTGCATAAAGTAAAAATACTATTATCAAATTCCATGAagatcacaaaaaaaaaaaggtttgtcAATTTTAATTTGTTGGGAAATCAAGAAATATTGTTTGTCAGTATATGTGTGGGTagggggtgtacatggaccggatTGGTTCGGGTTTTTTAATAACCAAACCACACCAATTGCATCGgctttttaaatctataaatcaaaccaaaccaacaaaagtctggtttttcaacctcgggttttctcgggttgctcggatttttcgggttttttccagtaaagtcttcatacaaaacatataacttgtacttcaaatatttctttagtcctagtaagatacgactatctaattaagatatttattaagaaaataacacaaaatgtgagatgagatatgacattgtactaaaatattcaaccaaaaaaaagtaatgaaattgcataaaataaaatgatcataatctaaaagtactaaatCATGCTATAATAAATACAGCTAATTTATAAGGCAtatagaaaatgatcataatctaaagtGCTAAGTCATTCTAAAATAAATACGGCTAATACGTATCAATTACATGActagatattaaagaaaaaattaagttatgtatttgaACTTTCTAAAccaatataaaactaaagaatagatatccaacattattgtcatttctagtgctcgaattgaatttcttttgttagcattagtattgatttgatttttgttcaGTTTTTTTGATTTACTAATATCTATGGGCTATAAAACTTttggaccattcaaaattcaaatttcaaacttgaaataatatgttaaaagacaaaaaaataataaaaaattttaagaaacatttataaattacattataaatacatatttttatgtataaaactcttttgaaattttagaaatGTAATGTTggattggtttggttcggtttgactttttttagttaaaaccaaaccaaaccaaaccaataatgttcgggtttttctttttaaaaccatACCAAGTCAAATCAAATCACTagtcagttttttattttatttgattcggaCTATCGGTTTGATGCGGTTTGTTGGTTTCGTTCGTACACCCCTAGTGTGGGTCAttgaaatatataatataccaaaTTTCTATTTGTCTTGTTGTTACAACAGATATGTTCCGTTTGGTTGATGGCCCACCATCTTAATTCATTAGGATcaatttcttggtatttttccctTCTGCATATAATGGTTTATGCTAAAAGCAATACATAAGATGACAGAAAGTTGAACACTCTACCCTATTAATTAGGTTAAGTTCCCCTTTTGCCTTCTTTGCTTGCTGGTAGGTCTTGTGTTTGAcataaattcacttttaattCCATGGCATTTGTTTGTGATTTAACTGtggaaattattatttcacatgaaatattcattaaataatattttatactaGCATCTCGAATAATGATAAGTTTTAGCATATGCAAATATGAGTCTAACCAGTATTTGCATACTgaaattcaaacaatatttaaTACCCAAAGCCCTAATTATGTTAGTTGAACTAGTCAGTACCAAATATAGGTTTTCTCACATTTTTGTGCAAGGGCATAAGCAAATGGACCTACTCTATGATTCTGGGCTACTCCATCATTTTCTTAATATTGAATTAGATGCTCAAATTTTTTACATGATTTTAGAGTTATGTCACACTATTTCTATAAATTGAATGTGCAATAGCTCAGGGAACGCTTGCAATTGAACTCGAAAGGTGTCATGGAGCTATATCCATTGTGAAGCTTGCCTAGTCCCACATTGGAACGAGAGGAAAAAGTAAGGGTCATATAACAAATAAGCACAAAGTTCAATGTCAACTGTGTAGAGGCGCCTTTTAGTTTAAAGTTCAAGGATACATTATTTTGGAGACCAAAAACCTTGAGATGGTTCAGAGGAATCATATCAAAGCAGATAATACCTTTACCGTGACAGGGTACtttcatacttatatatatatttcttttgtaATAGGTCCTTTTATCCCAATGTTGTTTATAGTCATTATTGTCAAcacaaatattctttgcaagaGAAGATGAGCATTTTATTACATGGTGGGAATGAATATGTGGAATTgccaagctaatccaactttTGATATCCATTTGCAGCATGAATATTGGCTTTTCTattaaacaacaaaaacaattgGATGACCAATGAAAGTTATACTCATTTCCTGtccatatataattaatcatgAGATTCAAGAGACGTCCCCTATCCACTCGATCCCCTGCCTCTACCCCAACAAATggaaaaagaacaaacaaaatcatatacTGCTTGATGCATTATATATGTTTCTTTGGCCCAAGAGAAAATCAATGCATGtaacttattttttatcatttcaCATCATCAGATGACGTGTCATTACTGGGTGGGAGTTTCTGTTTCATTAGGGCAATAGATCATACTCGAGGCAAATAAAATTTCACTAGCTAAAATAGGGTGTACTCATCAGGTAGAACGGAGTAAACTTAAAATAGGGTCACATAAagtaaaccaaaccaaaccaataaaattcgggttttcaacctcgggttttctcggttGTTCGGGTTGTTCGGTTTCTcggattttcgattttttttcgTAGTCCAAAACATtaacttttactttaaatatttctttagtctgatgagaaaataacacaaaatgtgaaaaagaaattgtattaaaatattcaacaaaagctaatataatcggttaaaataaatattgctaattaacaagaaCGTTAAGTATTTTTACAGATGACGAATAGATCATTATTGTCATTTGGGTAAATTGGTTAGGAGTTTCTAACATCCATAGTTTCATTAGGGCAATAGATCATACTCGAGGCAAATAAAATTTCACTAGCTAAAAGCCTAAAACATTAGGAGGGGTGAGGAATGAGGTCAATGAGAAATTAAATTCCTAGATAGTGCCCCCACTTTCTggacaaaataataattaagcaAAAGGCTACAACTGATGCCTAACACTGCTAATTatacttcctttcttcttctccttgaGTGCAACTTAAATAATCAACAATAAGATTGAAAAGCTTAACAGAAAATTCCACTTCCCCTTattctttccttttaaaaagGCAACAATGAATTTGCTTACCCACTGTGTCAAATCTTATTATAATGCAAAATTAATTAGCGGAAGTTTAATTCTTGGTCTCAATCATTAGAGTTGTCATTACCCTTATGCATTTGTTTGTGTGATCCTAAATGAAATTGGCTGCCCCTGCTGAAATTTGGACTTATTATAGAAATTGGAAATGTGGAAAAGGCCATTTACCACTCCTCATTTGTCGgtcagaaaaatatatatatatatatattgtgaaaaATCATGGCCTAGGTGCTAGAGATTTGATCTTGCATTACAAAGTCTACTTAGTGACTATGATGATGCTAATCAGAGTAATTGGTTTAACACAAATTGTTCGCTTCCAATAACTCTTTATGTTGCTTTTTGACGTTAATTCTTGTAAAGAATGACATCATGGTATCAGGAGGGCTAAATTAACTCTATTTATCATCTTATTTGATATTGTTTGACTGGACTCGAAAAAGAAAGAGTATTTTTTGAATATGTCAAACTGTACATACTCTTAGAACTTATGATATTAACTATATGTAATGAATTTTTATGACTATAAGTAATGAATTTTTATGACATGttttaaagtttaaataaaaaatttaatgttaaagagtttttaaatttaaaaatgtattttttaaaaaaaaaaactataatatAAAATGGAAGAGAGATTATTTATAAGAAAGACTCTTCAGTGGACATGGTTCATGATGcttccccaaaaattatttctccagAATCTATACTCGTAGTTTGCACTTTGATAAAGTTTGGGAATTATATTTTTCGAAGAAGAAGATAATCTAACTTATTTTAACAGAACTGCCATTCGACGCCTTTCTTACAGCATAAAAGTACCTTAATTAGTCCTCGGATTTAAAACTATGAAAATTTAGAGTTAATTACTACGTACTTCGGTGTTTTCATTGGCTAATACTTAGTTTTTGTGGTCAATCAAAACTTAATTAGTACTATATGCAGGGGCGGAGGGATGAAGGGCCAAGGGCCCTTTGGCAGAAAATTATATTGTTTATacatgattaaaattatttttatgtatacaatAGACGTTGAACTCCCTTTggcttcttcgtgtgtttactttttcagAAGTATATGGGTGAATACTAATTATGTGATCATATTCTTTTATTGCACATATTATTGTAGTTTTTGGTCACATAATTAGTATTCACCCATATACTAATTAGTATTCACCCACATAATTactggattttttttaaaaatatgaaaaaaaaaaaaattacaaaaaaagtTAGAAAACTAATTATGTGTGAATACTAATTATTTTTTGGTCACATAATccgtttgttttttaaaacaaatagttttttttttttttaatttctatgtaGGTGCCATCGTGACATTGCTTATCCACGTGAACAACAGTTGGCAACATTGttatataaaatggagagtGTAGATCATATgccattcaagaataatttgaggtgtgttttgcaaactagatagtgatagtttaggtagttttctcaaTATTCTGATAGTTTAGatatgaaactaaaaaaaaagtgatagttgaggtgtgttttttacCCTTATCTCAATCTTCTATCGTCTGGCTATTCGTCCATAGctttttgtaattaaaaaataactttagtTGGCAATTCATAGATTGGAAATCTATAACTCAATTCTATGACTAGTACAGTTGTTGGATTTTATTCTcgaaaaaaaaggaataagtgCTCTTGACTCTTTTTCCATGATTAACAAAGAAGATGAAAGTGAAAGAACAGAGAGGAATAGGCCAGAATGAGATAAGCTCTCCAATTAAAGCTCTGAGGTTTTCAACTTGTCCTTTAATCTAGGACCTTGATCCAAATTTTCCTCAATATGTACAAATCCATTTTATCTAGATGACCCATAAAAGGAATATGAAGAACGAAGATAAGAAGTCTAAGTCACTTtcccgtttcaatttatgtgaaataATTTTGCTGGAAACAACAtctaagaaagaaatgattttttttttttttaaatattaactTTAAACATGTTATAACATTTGTGTAGATAtaagtttcttaaaatttatgGTATTAAACATACCATAATATTTGTATGACTATAAAAGCTTGTCttaagagaaaatgaaaaatttaggtcaaattgttccaaatatagaaaattgttcattttttttattgtaatGGAAGAAACGTTGCCACATAAACTGAAATAGAAAGAGTGACAAATTACATCATATGCGGAAATACATTTTTAAGTGGAGAACCTGATTTTATTTAACTAAGCAGTGAGCTAAATGTCAACTACGATATTTCCTATCCAAAAAAACTTATATCGTACTAGTAGGTATATGCCCTAGTACTACAATATAACTGCAGAAATTCTGTGGCTCTAGCCCTGAATGCAGGAGGTATATACCCTAAAGGGCTACATTGTACATTATATTACTATTGTAGTAGACTTTTAAAAGGTACTCCTATCCGAAAATCTAGCTAGGCTGAATAGGTTTTGTGATGGAAAATTCTACAACACATCTTAATACATGGATATTGATTGGATATGCTTCAAACACAAATTTTACTTGCAGATTTGATTCTAGGTGGTAATCTAGAAGCACTATCCTCAAATATCTACTACAAGCTTAAAGTAACTTATCTTCAACTAATTGCTGCTACATAAACGTGTACAAAATATAGGCACATAATACAAAAACAGTAACGAGGAAGCATAATGAAGATCTCACGTGGAAACATATAATTAAGGAGTGCAACagttaaaattaagaaaaatgaatatgacCCCGCGTCAGTCCAATGATTCTCTAGACTTGTGGGATCAATGGAAGAAAAGCTTTTAATGGTTGCTTTTGCAAAGAATGGATGCTTGTAATTCCCTCCTCtccttttgttttatgattcttctTACAAGCTaagtataattaattattttaagaaATCCTTAGTTGGACCTTTTTTCACACATGTAATTTCTTTGCATGCTTCTCACCAAAGAGTAGTGTATCTTTTTGAGTCTTGGTGCTCTAAAAAGCTGAGGGAGGGAGAGAAACAGAGGATAAAGGAGAAAGAAATCATAAGGGTATATTGGTCACCCTAAAAAGAACCAGAGGACACGCTTGTAGTTTCAAGCAAATCAGGGGACACCCTTGTGGTGTTTCTATCCATCAACCAAAAAGATTTTCTTCCACGGTTTGAAGGTGTGGTGAGATGGATGAGATTCTTCCATCATAAGTTAAATCTAATTTTCAGGTTcgatttctaaaaaataaaaaaaaaaaaaaaaactcctaacAAGGAGCGCATCCCTTTTAGCGGGTCCTATATGACAGActcctctatcccaatttacgTGATACTTTTCTCTTCTTGAGATTCAAAATGCATgataagatgtatttttttaccaaattgatatgagaaaaattacGAACATATaatacttttcatgtagttttcaaatatataaattttaatctccaaatattgagttaatctaatccaatttagctccaaaatttagttaaattgactctcgaaaagtgaaaacaaccgcataaattgggacggagggagtaatttatAGTCAGACCAGTAAATCTCGGATGCATAACGAatgcttaattttattttattttttaaaaaaaaaaaaagaaaaagagaaaggagaagAATCTTCTTCCCATTGCTTATATAAAACCTTCTCGTTG
It includes:
- the LOC132030287 gene encoding DNA repair endonuclease UVH1 encodes the protein MLQFHSHIITELLEDSNGGLVITSSGLGLHKLISSLLHLHHNSQGCLLILTATSSQKTSISQNYQNALEITSDLPANQRLSLYNSGGVLFITSRILIVDLLTCRLPTSVVAGIVIMNAHLISDTSTEAFIVRILRLKNRSIYVRAFSDRPHSMVSGFAKAERTLKCLFLRKLHLWPRFQVYVSQDLERDPPEVVDIRVPMSTYMIGIQKAVIEVMDACLKEMRKTNKVDVEDLTVENGLFKSFDEIVRRQLDPIWHTLGKRTKQLVSDLKTLRKLLDYLVRYDAVTYLKYLDSLRASESFRSVWIFAESSYKIFEYAKKRVYHFGRSDSGKLGQSKTASTKKRKLNDSKKDEDQSTSAESRVVLEEVLEEPPKWKVLLDVLMEIQEERDKQASPGEEKDHLVDGDDNGIVLVACKDEHSCMQLEDCITNGSQKVMREEWEKYLLSKVQLQALPKRNAKKAKGPKGFGVLDGVVATSPGKKAEVSSMSKQEHDALLAAASKVSKRINKDIVGEDDDRNHVDGGGFVKGKGKGKKKKGSAGEKTNNDVAPNDNAIDGGCSDEVFLRKHDQGLDAESSIETKKLPPVVFYALESDKKILDILKPSTIIAYHPDIAFVREVEIYKAENPSRKVKVYFLFYEESTEVQKFEASVRRENGAFESLIRQKSLMMIPVDQDGRCLGLDSSNEPQSVISQNQITRKAGGRREAEREMQVIVDMREFMSTLPNVLHQKGMRIIPVTLEVGDYILSPLICVERKSIQDLFGSFASGRLYHQVEMMSRYYRIPVLLIEFSQDKSFSFQSAGEIGDDVTPNSIISKLSLLVLHFPRLRIIWSRSLYATAEIFASLKSNQDEPDEVKAIRVGVPSEEGVVENDVRAENYNTSAVEMLRRLPGVTDSNYRAIMDGCKSLAELAMLPVERLAELMGGQKAAKMLREFLDAKYPTLL